The nucleotide sequence GGGCAGCAGCGGCGGCTACGCGAAGATGCGCGCCGCGCTCAAGAGCGGCAACGCTCCCGACCTGGCACAGGTGGAGTACCAGGAGATCCCCTCGTTCCTGCTGGAGAACGGCCTGGTGAACCTGTCCCCGTACGGCGCGGACAAGGACAAGTCGAAGTTCGTCGACTGGCAGTGGCAGCAGGGGGTCTTCGACTCCGAGGTCTACGCGATCCCCCAGGCGTCCGGTCCGATGGGCCTGTTCTACCGCGCCGACCTCTTCGAGAAGTGGGGCGTCGCGCCGCCCGCGACCTGGGACGAGTTCGCCCGGGCGGCGCAGAAGATCCACGACGCCGACCCGAAGGCCTACATCAGCACCTTCCCCGCCGGCAACTCCGCCTGGTTCACCGCCCTGGCGTGGCAGGCCGGCGCCAAGTGGTTCGGCGTCGACGGGGACACCTGGTCGGTGAACATCGACTCCCCGCAGACCCTCAAGGTCGCCGCCTTCTGGGACGACCTGCGCACCAAGAAGGTCATCAAGACCGAGCCCGACTTCGCCAACGGCTGGTACAAGGACCTCCAGACCGGTGGCATCACCTCATGGGTGAGTGCCCAGTGGGGCGACGCGATCATCAGCGGGAACGCTCCCCGGACCACCGGCAAGTGGGCGGTCGCACCCATGCCGCAGTGGACGAAGGGCGCGAACGTGTCCGCGAACTGGGGAGGTTCCTCCACGGCCGTCCTCAAGGGCGCCAAGCACATCCCCGAGGCCCTGAAGTTCGCCGAATGGCTCAACACCGACCCGGCGAGCGTCGACCTGCTGCTCCAGGGCGGCTACGGCTGGCCCGCTTCGGCCGACGGGTACAAGGGGTCCTCACTGGACAAGCCGTCACCGTTTTTCGGCGGCCAGAAGTACAACGAGGTCTTCGCGCAGGCGGACAAGAGCATCGACAACTCCTGGAAGTGGATACCGACGATCGACGCCACCTACCAGCACCTCAACGACGGCTTCCAGGCGGCGCTGGCCGGCAAGGGGACCTTCGTCTCCGCGGTCAAGCAGGCGCAGCAGCAGACCGTCGAGGACCTGAAGAGGAAGGGCCTGAAGGTCTCCACCGGAAAGTGACCGTCTCCGGAGGGCGCGACGCGGCCACCGCCGGTCCTCCCTCCGGACTCCAGAAAGAACCCTGATGCCCACCCGAGCGCCCCGCCGCCGCAGAAAACTGGCGCCCTTCGCCTTCGTCGCGCCGTTCCTCCTGCTGTTCCTCCTGACCTTCGCCCTCCCCATCGGCTACGCCGTCCACCAGAGCGTCATGGACGTCGAGCACACCGGAGCCCTGGGGCTCGGCGGCAGCCGAACCGTCTTCGTGGGACTGCGCAACTACACCGACGCGTTGTCCGATCACGCCTTCGTGCGCAGCATCGGCCGCGTACTGCTGTTCGCGGCCGTCCAGGTGCCGGTGATGGTCGCCCTGTCCGCCGGGCTCGCACTGCTGCTGGACAGCGCCTCGGCCAGAGGCGTGCGGTTCTTCCGCGCCGCCTACTTCCTGCCGTACGGCGTCCCGGGCGTCATCGCCTCCATCCTGTGGGGCTTCCTCTACGTCCCGGGCGTCAGCCCCCTCGTGGAGGGCATGCGCCACCTGGGGATCTCGGTCGACCTGCTGGGCGGGGACACGGTCCTGTGGTCCATCGCGAACATCGTCACCTGGGAGTTCGCCGGCTACAACGTCCTCGTCCTCGTCGCCCAGTTGCGCACCATTCCGGCCGAACTGTACGAGGCCGCCCGCATCGACGGCGCCGGCGCGTGGGCGACCGTGCGGCACGTCAAACTGCCGCTGCTGCGCCCGGCGCTGATCCTCACGACGGTCTTCACCATCATCGGCACCCTGCAACTCTTCGCGGAACCGCTGGTGCTCAAGCCCGTCTCGTCGAGCATCGACAGTGCCTACACCCCCAACCTCAGCGCCTACAACGAGGCGTTCACCAACGACAACTACCACCTCGCCGCTGCCGAGGCGGTGCTGCTCGCCCTCGCCGCGTTCGTGCTCTCCTTCGGCTTCCTGCGGCTGATCAACAAGAGAGGCGGGGACGCGTGAGTCTCCAGACACCGGCCCGCACCGTCCCGCCGAGCGGCGGCAATACGGCCTCCGACGACCGCACGCCGCCCCGCGGCGGCATCACCGGGGTCACCACGCGCAGCCGCATCCTGGTCACCGGCCTGCTCGTGGCCGCCGCCGGATACTTCCTGCTCCCCGTGTACTGGCTCGTCGTGGCGTCCACCAAGTCCACCGGCGATCTGTTCGGCAGCTTCGGGCTGTGGTTCTCCCACCCCCAGTTCCTGAGCAACCTGCACCAGGTGGTCACCTACGACGACGCGATCTATCTGCGCTGGGCCGCCAACAGCATCCTGTACGCGGGCGTCGGCGCAGGGGTGGCGACGCTGCTGGCCGCGATGTGCGGCTACGCGCTGGCCAAGTTCTCCTTCACCGGCCGCGACACGCTCTTCAACGTCGTGCTGGGCGGCGTCCTGATCCCCGCCACCGCGCTGGCGCTGCCCATGTACCTGCTGTTCAGCAAGGCGGGCCTGGCCAACACCTACTGGGCCGTGCTGCTGCCGAGCTTCGTCAGTCCCTTCGGCGTGTACCTGTGCCGGATCTACGCCGCGGCGTCCATACCGGACGAAGTGCTGGAGGCGGCCCGCATCGACGGCGCGGGAGAGGTCCGTATCTTCACGGTCGTCGCCCTGCGCATCATGACCCCCGCCCTGGTGACGATCTTCCTCTTCCAGTTCGTCGGCATCTGGAACAACTACTTCCTGCCGCTGGTCATGCTGTCCGACGCCAAGCTCTACCCCATCACGCTCGGACTGACGTCGTGGCAGTCCTTCGCCGACCGCCAACCGCAGCTCTATCAGCTGACCGTGGGAGGCGCCTTCGTCTCCGTAGTCCCGCTGATGATCGCCATGGTGGCCCTCCAGCGCTTCTGGCGCAGCGGTCTGACCGACGGCAGCGTCAAGGGCTGACGCCGTCCCCCTCCCACCGATCATGGATACGACCTTGCACAAGACACCTGAACCACCGATCGACAGCCGGCGCCGTCTGCGCCCCCACGGGATCGCCTTCGGCGGCGACTACAACCCCGAGCAGTGGCCCGAGGAGGTGTGGGCCGAGGACGTCGCGCTGATGAAGGAGGCGGGCGTCTCCATGGTGACGGCCGGCATCTTCTCCTGGGCCAAGGTGGAACCACGGCCCGGCGAGTACGACTTCGCCTGGTTCGACCGCGTCATGGACAACCTCGCCGGCGTGGGTGTCGCCGTGTGCCTGGCCACCATGACGGCGTCCCCGCCACCGTGGCTGTCCCGGCTGCACCCCGAGATCCTCCCCGAGACCGCCGACGGCCGCCGGATGTGGCCCGGTGGACGCCAGCACTACTGTCCCTCCAGCGCCGTGTACCGGCGGTACGCCGCACGCCTGGTCGAGCGCCTGGCCACCCGTTACGCCGATCACCCGGCCCTGGAGATGTGGCACATCGGCAACGAGTACGGCTGCCACACCCCGCAGTGCTGGTGCGACGAGTCGGCCGCCGACTTCCGCCGCTGGCTGTCCGACCGGTACGGGGACGTCGAGGCACTGAACGACGCGTGGTCCACGGCCTTCTGGGCACAGCACTACGACAGCTTCGACGAGGTCCTGCCGCCCCGGCTCGCCCCGACCTTCCCGAACCCGGCGCAGCAGCTGGACTTCGCCCGCTTCTCCGACGACGCGCTGCTGCGGTGCTACCTGACGGAGAAGGAGGTGCTGCGCCGGATCACCCCCGACGTTCCGGTGACGACCAACTTCATCGGCGTGCACAAGCCCGTAGACGCCTTCCGGTGGGCCGCCGAGGAGGACGTCGTCTCGGTCGACGTCTACCAGGACCCGCACGACGAGGACACGCAGGCGGCGGCCGGGTTCATCTTCGACGTCAGCCGGTCCGCCCGCTCCGGTCAGCCGTGGATGCTGATGGAGCAGGCCCCCAGCGCGGTGAACTGGCGTGAGCGCAACGGCCCCAAGCAGCCGGGGCGGATGCGGCTGTGGAGCTGGCAGGCGGTCGCCCAGGGCGCGGACGCGGTGCTGTACTTCCAGTGGCGCCAGTCCCGGGGCGGCGCCGAGAAGTACCACTCGGCGATGGTCCCGCACGGCGGCACCGACACCCGCATCTTCCGTGAAGTGAGCGAGCTGGGGCGCGAGTTGGCCTCCGTGCCGCAGATAGCCGGCAGCCGTTCGACGGCAGAGGTCGCTCTCGTGCTGGACTGGAACAGCTGGTGGGCGCTGGAGCTCGACTCGCACCCGTCCACGGCGCTGAACCAGATGGACCTCGTACTCGCCCACTACCGGCCGCTGTTGGACGCGGGCATCCCCTGCGACGTGGTGCCCCCCGACCGCGATCTGTCCGGCTACCGCATGGTCGTCGTGCCCAACCTCTACCTGCTCAAGGAGCGGGACGCCGAACGCCTCACCGGGTTCGTGCGCGGTGGCGGCCGGCTGCTGGTGTCGTTCTTCTCGGGCATCGTCGACGGCTGCGACCGGGTGCACCTGGGCGGATATCCGGCACCGCTGCGCGAGGTGCTGGGCCTGCGCGTCGAGGAGTTCTGGCCGCTGGCGGAGGCGGAGACCGTCGAGGTCCGCCACCTCGACGGGTCGGTCGGCCGCGCCGACCTGTGGTCGGAGGCCGTCGTGCCCGAAGGCGCCGCGGTGGTGGCCGAGTTCGGCGCCGGGCCGCTGGCCGGGCAGCCGGCCGTGACCCGGCACTCCTTCGGCGAGGGGCACGCGTGGTACGTCGCGACGCGTCTCGCGCCGCAGGCCATGCGGGCGCTGATCGACGACGTCTGCCGCACGGCGGACGTCGGCCCCGTCCTTCCCGGGCTTCCGGAACACGTCCAGGCGACGGTGCGCGAGGGCGACGGCGGACGGTTCGTCTTCCTGCTGAACCACGGCCGGGACGAGGTGGAGGTCGGCCTCCCCGGGCCGATGACCGACCTCCTGGCCCGGGGCGGCGCTCCCGCCGACCGCGTCACCCTGCCGGGAGCCGGAGTGGCCGTCCTGACGGAGGCGTGACCGACCGGACAGGAGCCGTACGGCAGCGGGGGGAGGGGGGTGCGCCCTCCCCCCGCTGCCGTGCCCCGACAGGTCAGCCCCTGGGGTTGACCGCCGCGCGGAACGCGTCGTGGACGAGCTTGGGCCGCTCCTCGTCGAAGGTGAGCAGGCCCATGACGGAAATGCCGTTGTACGACTGGTTGTACCCGGCCCGCTCCTTGTAGTCCTTGAGCACCCAGTAGGTGAACCCGGCGACGAACGCGCTGCGCGCGCTCACCTGCGCCCAGTGGGCGGTGAAGCTCGCCGCCTGCCATTCCTCGGTGCCCTGCGTGGTGCCGGGACCGTGGGTGCCGGCGATGGCCCAGGTGCCGTTCTCGGTGATCAGGATCGGCTTGTCGGGGTACTTCGCGTGCACCGCGTCCAGCGTGGGGCCGAGGTCGGCGTCCTTGCCGTAGAAGTAGCCGAAGTACTCGTTGAACCCGATCACGTCGGCGAGGTCGAAGGCGGGGTCGTTGCTGGTGTTGGACGCCCAGGTGACCGGGCGGGCGGTGAGGTCGACCGACTTCACGGCCGCCTTGAGGTCGGCGAGCCAGGACCGGTAGACCGGGGCGCCGTCGGGATCGATCTCCGACTCGTTCTGAAGGCCCCAGAGGATGACCGAGGGATGGTTGTGCTGGTTCCACGCCATGGTCAGGGCAAGGGCGCGGGCGAGACCGTAGCGCTCGGTCTGGAGCTTCTCCTGGGCGGTGTTGAGCCACATGGTGTCGATGTCGTCCATCACCAGCACGCCGTGCGCGTCGGCCCAGTCGTAGACGTACGGATGGCGGTTGTAGACGCAGTTGCGGACGAAGTTGGCGCCCACGGCCGTGACATGGCCCAGTTCCCGGTCGTACTCGGCCTGAGTCATCGCCCTGCCGTGTGCGGCCGTCTCCTCGTGCCAGTTGAGTCCCTTGAGGAAGAGCGGCTCGCCGTCCAGCCGCAACTGTGCGTCGGCGACGGTGAGTTCGCGGACCCCGTACGTGGTGGACAGCGTGTCCACCCGGTGCCCCGCCGACCGGCCGGCGGTGAGCGTGGCCCGGGCGGTGAGGGTGTGCGGCGAGGCGGGGCTCCAGCGCGGGGCCGCGGGGACGGGGACCGTGACACGCACCACGCCCGCCGACCGGGCCGCGATCCTGGCCGCGACCGCGGTGGGCCTGCCGCCGCTCCCCCGGCCGGGATCCAGGGTGAGCCGGCCGTCGAAGTCGGCGTCACCGTGGTTCTCGACGACCGCACGGGCCTCCAGCCGCCCGTCCGCGGCGCTCACCAGCAGCTTGGTCACGGTGACCTGCGGGACCGCCTCGATCCAGGCCGACCGGGTCAGACCCGCGTAGGGCCAGTGGTCGACGGGCCTGTACGGGAGTTCGTGGTCGTCGGTCACCGGCTGCGCGTCCGGGGCCGTGTAGTCGGTGTAGCTCGCCCGGCGGAAGACGCGCACCGCGATCGTCCGGCGGCCTCCCGCCCGCAGCGCTCCCGTCACGGGCAGCGCGAAGGGCGAGTTGGCGCCCTCGTGCTTGCCCACGTGCCTGCCGTCGACCCAGACCTCGGCGCTGTACCCGGCGGCCAGGAAGGCGATGCGCAGGTGCCGGGCGCGCCAGGAGGCGGGCACGTCGACCGTGGTGCGGTACCAGGCGTAGCCGTCCTCGAACGCCGTGCCCTCGCCGAAGGGAGCGGTCTGCGAGCCGAAGCCCGGGGTGTCGAGCAGGTCCCAGGCCGACGGGACGTCGATGCGGCCCCATGCCCCGTCGTCGTGGTGCGGGGACTGCCAGCCCTGCGCGAGCCCCTGGTCGGCCGGGTCGAAGCGGAAGCGCCACCGCTTGTCCAGGGAGAGGTACTCCCGGGTGGGCTCGCGGTGGCGCCAGCCGTCGAAGGCGGGGAGCACCGCGCCGTACTGGAAGACGACGGAGGTGCCCCCCACCTCGCGCACATGGGTGCCGGAGGGTTCGGTGGCCGGGTGGGTGTCGAGCACCGGGCCGTTCGCCGCGGCGGCGGTCGCGCCCTTCGCCGCTCGGGCCGTCGCCGGCCAGGCCGGCAGGGCGACGAACGCGGCGGCGCCGAACGCCGTGACGACGGCGCGACGGGACGGGTGGGTGGAATCGGTCATGTCGGGCGGCTCCTCGGGACACGTGCGATCTCGTTCGCCCCACAGCCTGGACAACCGGGTCACCCTCGTCAAGGATTATTCATAAATAATGAATTCAGTGAGCGTGACGCCGCCGCACCGCCGACGA is from Streptomyces asoensis and encodes:
- a CDS encoding ABC transporter substrate-binding protein, coding for MSRTTPRRRSRGALAVTLAVVSLAVSACGGSTGSKDPAVQAPVKPGQKVDLRFWSWVPGVDKAVDKWNATHPDIHVKLEKIPAGSSGGYAKMRAALKSGNAPDLAQVEYQEIPSFLLENGLVNLSPYGADKDKSKFVDWQWQQGVFDSEVYAIPQASGPMGLFYRADLFEKWGVAPPATWDEFARAAQKIHDADPKAYISTFPAGNSAWFTALAWQAGAKWFGVDGDTWSVNIDSPQTLKVAAFWDDLRTKKVIKTEPDFANGWYKDLQTGGITSWVSAQWGDAIISGNAPRTTGKWAVAPMPQWTKGANVSANWGGSSTAVLKGAKHIPEALKFAEWLNTDPASVDLLLQGGYGWPASADGYKGSSLDKPSPFFGGQKYNEVFAQADKSIDNSWKWIPTIDATYQHLNDGFQAALAGKGTFVSAVKQAQQQTVEDLKRKGLKVSTGK
- a CDS encoding carbohydrate ABC transporter permease — its product is MPTRAPRRRRKLAPFAFVAPFLLLFLLTFALPIGYAVHQSVMDVEHTGALGLGGSRTVFVGLRNYTDALSDHAFVRSIGRVLLFAAVQVPVMVALSAGLALLLDSASARGVRFFRAAYFLPYGVPGVIASILWGFLYVPGVSPLVEGMRHLGISVDLLGGDTVLWSIANIVTWEFAGYNVLVLVAQLRTIPAELYEAARIDGAGAWATVRHVKLPLLRPALILTTVFTIIGTLQLFAEPLVLKPVSSSIDSAYTPNLSAYNEAFTNDNYHLAAAEAVLLALAAFVLSFGFLRLINKRGGDA
- a CDS encoding carbohydrate ABC transporter permease, translating into MSLQTPARTVPPSGGNTASDDRTPPRGGITGVTTRSRILVTGLLVAAAGYFLLPVYWLVVASTKSTGDLFGSFGLWFSHPQFLSNLHQVVTYDDAIYLRWAANSILYAGVGAGVATLLAAMCGYALAKFSFTGRDTLFNVVLGGVLIPATALALPMYLLFSKAGLANTYWAVLLPSFVSPFGVYLCRIYAAASIPDEVLEAARIDGAGEVRIFTVVALRIMTPALVTIFLFQFVGIWNNYFLPLVMLSDAKLYPITLGLTSWQSFADRQPQLYQLTVGGAFVSVVPLMIAMVALQRFWRSGLTDGSVKG
- a CDS encoding beta-galactosidase; this translates as MDTTLHKTPEPPIDSRRRLRPHGIAFGGDYNPEQWPEEVWAEDVALMKEAGVSMVTAGIFSWAKVEPRPGEYDFAWFDRVMDNLAGVGVAVCLATMTASPPPWLSRLHPEILPETADGRRMWPGGRQHYCPSSAVYRRYAARLVERLATRYADHPALEMWHIGNEYGCHTPQCWCDESAADFRRWLSDRYGDVEALNDAWSTAFWAQHYDSFDEVLPPRLAPTFPNPAQQLDFARFSDDALLRCYLTEKEVLRRITPDVPVTTNFIGVHKPVDAFRWAAEEDVVSVDVYQDPHDEDTQAAAGFIFDVSRSARSGQPWMLMEQAPSAVNWRERNGPKQPGRMRLWSWQAVAQGADAVLYFQWRQSRGGAEKYHSAMVPHGGTDTRIFREVSELGRELASVPQIAGSRSTAEVALVLDWNSWWALELDSHPSTALNQMDLVLAHYRPLLDAGIPCDVVPPDRDLSGYRMVVVPNLYLLKERDAERLTGFVRGGGRLLVSFFSGIVDGCDRVHLGGYPAPLREVLGLRVEEFWPLAEAETVEVRHLDGSVGRADLWSEAVVPEGAAVVAEFGAGPLAGQPAVTRHSFGEGHAWYVATRLAPQAMRALIDDVCRTADVGPVLPGLPEHVQATVREGDGGRFVFLLNHGRDEVEVGLPGPMTDLLARGGAPADRVTLPGAGVAVLTEA
- a CDS encoding glycoside hydrolase family 2 protein, which translates into the protein MTDSTHPSRRAVVTAFGAAAFVALPAWPATARAAKGATAAAANGPVLDTHPATEPSGTHVREVGGTSVVFQYGAVLPAFDGWRHREPTREYLSLDKRWRFRFDPADQGLAQGWQSPHHDDGAWGRIDVPSAWDLLDTPGFGSQTAPFGEGTAFEDGYAWYRTTVDVPASWRARHLRIAFLAAGYSAEVWVDGRHVGKHEGANSPFALPVTGALRAGGRRTIAVRVFRRASYTDYTAPDAQPVTDDHELPYRPVDHWPYAGLTRSAWIEAVPQVTVTKLLVSAADGRLEARAVVENHGDADFDGRLTLDPGRGSGGRPTAVAARIAARSAGVVRVTVPVPAAPRWSPASPHTLTARATLTAGRSAGHRVDTLSTTYGVRELTVADAQLRLDGEPLFLKGLNWHEETAAHGRAMTQAEYDRELGHVTAVGANFVRNCVYNRHPYVYDWADAHGVLVMDDIDTMWLNTAQEKLQTERYGLARALALTMAWNQHNHPSVILWGLQNESEIDPDGAPVYRSWLADLKAAVKSVDLTARPVTWASNTSNDPAFDLADVIGFNEYFGYFYGKDADLGPTLDAVHAKYPDKPILITENGTWAIAGTHGPGTTQGTEEWQAASFTAHWAQVSARSAFVAGFTYWVLKDYKERAGYNQSYNGISVMGLLTFDEERPKLVHDAFRAAVNPRG